GGGATCTTCGCTAAATGTGAATGTACTAATTGTAAAAGGTCGTCCCCGTCGAATGGAAGTTTTCCGAGTAACATCTCATAGTAAGTGATCCCCAAAGAATAAAAATCACTTCTGTAATCTACGGAACGATTCATCCTTCCGGTTTGCTCCGGAGAAACATAGTGGATGGAACCTTCTAAAATATTAGGAGCAGACCAAGAGGTCTCTTCCTTATTCAATTTGGTGGAAATCCCGAAGTCTATGATCCGGATCTGTTTTTCATCCTTATTGAATATTATATTTTCAGGTTTTAAGTCCTTGTGTATGATCTTTTTGGAATGGATCTCACTCAGTCTTTCCGCGAGTTGGATGGAAATAGGGAAGAAGTCCGAAAGAGTCATCGGCTTTTTGGAGATAAAATCCTTTAGGGAACCTCCGGGCACGAAATCCATAAAAAGTGCGAACCCGTCTTGCAACTTCTCGAACTTGATAGGTTTAACAAAATAACCGGAAGAAAGTAAATTTAAGATCTCGAATTCATTCCTAAGATTCACCACCGAAGGATGTAATTCGTCCAAAACCGGAAGAAATTTGATGATGACGGATCTATTGTCTTCTTTACGAACAGCTTTATAAACTTCGGACGCAGATTCGGCATTCAGCCTTTCTTTTAGTTCGAACCCTGTTACGATCATCCTTCTACTTCACCTTTATTTTTATATTCTAAATATCGAATTTTCAGAGACGATACAAAAGTCCGCCCCAATAAAATCCGGCCCCAACCGCAGGAGAAAGGATTAAGTCGCCTTTTTTGACGATCCCTTTATAATAATATTCGGATAATGCGATCGGAATGGATGCAGCGGAAGTATTTCCTACTCTTTCGAAATTCAAAAGTATTTTTTCTCTCGGGAATTTTGTTCTTTTGAGAACATCCTGCACTACTACGTCCGTGCCAGGATGAGGAATGACCCAGTCTATGTCTTCTAATGAGACATTATTCTTTTTTAATAGATCATCCATGGAAGAAAGTGTGAGATCCGCGGCATTGGTCACTAATTCCGGATAACTTTTTACGTAAAAATTCGGTCCAGGTCCCGTCTCGATGATGCTAGCAAGATCTCCGTCGTCTTTTAAGAAAGAATCTATAATGCCGAATTCTTTGTTTCCAGTATACTCTAATAGAACTCCTGCTGCTGCATCTCCTGCAGTGAATTCTCCGTAACCGCCCATTCGGGTGCGTACGGAAAATCTTTCGCTGCCGATCACGAGTGCGGTTTTAAATTTACCGCTGCTCAAGAACGCTGCTCCCATTTGCACTCCATGAACGAATCCGGTGCAAGCGGTACAAATATCGAATGCTAATGAGTTGGAAGTTCCCGCAAGTTTGGAAGCCTGAGGCGCCAAATCCGGAAGATAAAGCCTGTCAGTCCAGTTAGCCAGAATGAATAAGTCCACATCCTCCGGTTTTTTTCCCGCATCTTTCAGGATCATTTTAGAGGTTTCCGCAGCCATGAACTGGGCGGTTTCTTTTTCGTTCGCCCTTCTTCTTTCGGTTACACCTATATTGCCGATGACTGCTTTTTCGGCGGGGTGCATTTCAGGATATTTTAATCTAGGGCGAATTTCATCGTTAGTGACGATCCTTTCCGGAAGATAATGCCCAATCCCGGTGATCCGAACTCCGTTCGAAACTAGGTTTTTAGAATTCGCCATGGATCAATACTCCTTTGGTCCATAATAAATTTCCAGTCATAATTCCAATCTTTTGCTTCATCTTTATCATACTTAAGGCAAACGGGTATACACCATAAATTGTTCCGTATAAATTCTTTCAGGATCTAATTCCCTAAGAGCGGTCAATTCATCCGAATTGATCTCAGGCTCTTGCGTGATCGGAAGATCTTCGTCAGGAGGAAGCCAAAGTGTATATCTTAGAACAGCCTCTTCGGATTCCATCTCGTCGTCGGAAGCGGGTGCAAGCCAGGAGCTCAACTCGAAAGGATGGTCCGAAAAAGAGGTCCTTTTGAATCTACCGAACTGACATACCGCTTCTATTACTCTGTCTCCCGGAGAAGTGATATGTTTTACTTTTCTGACGAATCTAAAACGGTTTGCCTTTGCTACTACGATTGTGTCCGCAGTGGAGACGATATCATTCGCTCCTCCTGATCCTACTAAGAAATTCCCTTTTCCATCCAAGACAGAGTTGATATTTCCGAACCAGTCCACTTCTGCAGCGCCGATCACTCCCAAACATTCATCAGGTACGACTGTTCCTAATATACTTACTATATCGGATAACATGGAACATTGATGGGTATGCAATTGACTGAAAAGAAAAACGTCGCCGACGAAAGGTTTCATTCCATAAAAGCCTAACTCTGCAACGATCTTGATATGGATCCCTTCTTTCTCTAAAAGTTTGGCCGCAGTCCAGGCGGCTATATGTGCGGCCCCGATTCCTGCTAGAATCGTTTTGTATCCTTTTGTCTTGACCTTCTCTATGATCGCTCTTGCCGCAAGAATGATCATCTGCTCGGAATCGTTTACGGTCTTAGGATTTTCCGGAGAAGATAGAGAATGTTCCGGAGGAGTCATCTTCAATCGTCTGAGCCTGACTTCTCCGATCAGATCCAGATATTCTTCATGGCCTCCGGATAATATTACATTTTCTTTATACCATTTCTCTGCCTTAGCCGGAATGCCTGCCGCCTTATTGGCTTCCATTTGGAATTCGTAATCATCCAGATAAGATTCCACACCTTCGAATGCAGGGATCTCGGGAAAACCTTGCACTCTTAAGGATTGAGGATGAGCCCCGAATCTTGCCGGAGCGATCCCTAAAACTTTTGTACTCGGAATATGAACTAGCTCAGGAGGAACTGTTCCTCTCGGTACGATCTTCTCCACGGTTGCGATCACACCTTTTGTCGCAGCAAGCGCTCCCCAGGCTCCTTCTCCGCCTGGCTGAGAAAGAACAATATTCCCATCTTCGTCCGCAACTACTCCGTGAACCAATGTGATCTCGGGGCAAAGCGGAAGAAGAACTACCATGTCCTTCTCTTTTGTTCCTCTGCTTTCGGAAACTAGATGAGGGCTTGCAGCTTCTCCATAAGGATTTCCTTCGGTAGGTTTATGATATAAGAATGCAGTCTTACCTAATTTGTCCGTAATCAGGTCAGACCCTACCAAAGAATTAGAAACGAAACCCGGAAGTTTCATGGCTCCCGCCATCAATCTTTGCACCAATGTGAGAAGGGACCAAAGTTCCAACTCGAAAGGTTTTCCTTTCATCAAGTCCTTATACAAACTGTTTGGACTTGGTTTAGGATAATTATCTCCCGCAAAACCGGTGATCATCTTTTTTACGATGCCGGAAAGAGCGAGGCAATGAGCACTGGAATGAATTCCCGCAACGCTGATAGTGAACTCGGGATTTGTTCCTTCAAAAACTCTAGAGAGAGAATAGATAAGTGCATTTGGCCTAGACATTGTAGTGGCCAAGTGTAAGTACATGCCGGGTTTCACGAATTCCCGTACGAGGGAATCAGGATCGGAAAGAATCTTAGTAGTTTGATGATTCGATTCTTGTGGCATTCGTTTATTTTGCAAAAAAGCCCGGACAAAAGGCGTTTTCACCAAAGGTTAAATTTTTGACGGAAAAAAGGCCGAATTCATACGAAATCAATATGAAAATACTGCCAAATCGTGAGTTTAAATCCGATGACATTTCGCATTTAAAGACTAACATCGTTTAGTGCGAATGTTTGCTAAGTAAGAGGGATTAGGCCTCTC
The DNA window shown above is from Leptospira dzoumogneensis and carries:
- a CDS encoding ketoacyl-ACP synthase III; amino-acid sequence: MANSKNLVSNGVRITGIGHYLPERIVTNDEIRPRLKYPEMHPAEKAVIGNIGVTERRRANEKETAQFMAAETSKMILKDAGKKPEDVDLFILANWTDRLYLPDLAPQASKLAGTSNSLAFDICTACTGFVHGVQMGAAFLSSGKFKTALVIGSERFSVRTRMGGYGEFTAGDAAAGVLLEYTGNKEFGIIDSFLKDDGDLASIIETGPGPNFYVKSYPELVTNAADLTLSSMDDLLKKNNVSLEDIDWVIPHPGTDVVVQDVLKRTKFPREKILLNFERVGNTSAASIPIALSEYYYKGIVKKGDLILSPAVGAGFYWGGLLYRL
- a CDS encoding CoA-transferase, which gives rise to MPQESNHQTTKILSDPDSLVREFVKPGMYLHLATTMSRPNALIYSLSRVFEGTNPEFTISVAGIHSSAHCLALSGIVKKMITGFAGDNYPKPSPNSLYKDLMKGKPFELELWSLLTLVQRLMAGAMKLPGFVSNSLVGSDLITDKLGKTAFLYHKPTEGNPYGEAASPHLVSESRGTKEKDMVVLLPLCPEITLVHGVVADEDGNIVLSQPGGEGAWGALAATKGVIATVEKIVPRGTVPPELVHIPSTKVLGIAPARFGAHPQSLRVQGFPEIPAFEGVESYLDDYEFQMEANKAAGIPAKAEKWYKENVILSGGHEEYLDLIGEVRLRRLKMTPPEHSLSSPENPKTVNDSEQMIILAARAIIEKVKTKGYKTILAGIGAAHIAAWTAAKLLEKEGIHIKIVAELGFYGMKPFVGDVFLFSQLHTHQCSMLSDIVSILGTVVPDECLGVIGAAEVDWFGNINSVLDGKGNFLVGSGGANDIVSTADTIVVAKANRFRFVRKVKHITSPGDRVIEAVCQFGRFKRTSFSDHPFELSSWLAPASDDEMESEEAVLRYTLWLPPDEDLPITQEPEINSDELTALRELDPERIYTEQFMVYTRLP